The following are encoded together in the Kribbella voronezhensis genome:
- a CDS encoding LLM class flavin-dependent oxidoreductase, translating into MTGKRFRFGVVASPDRGAEAWQSTVRRAADLGYSTILMPDGLQLLSPFPSLAIAAASADIRVGTFVAAAPLRPPRAAAWDAHTLTVLTDGRFDFGIGTGRPTAAEFAAELGLPFGTAQERRAQVLETLDHLIKLDGERRTPIMLAAGGPKSLAMAAERADIVSLAKPAMTPRSEVAALARDLRELAGSRADDIELAINLFAVGDGDLPPWTKQAAGVDAETLAKSDSLMLLPGTPQQMADELQRRRDDFGASYISVNATYLEELAPVVELLAGR; encoded by the coding sequence ATGACAGGCAAGCGATTCCGGTTCGGTGTGGTCGCCAGTCCGGACCGAGGCGCCGAGGCCTGGCAGTCGACCGTACGACGGGCCGCCGACCTCGGGTACAGCACGATCCTGATGCCCGACGGGCTGCAACTGCTGTCGCCGTTCCCCTCGCTGGCGATCGCGGCGGCGAGTGCCGACATCCGGGTGGGGACCTTCGTCGCGGCGGCTCCGCTGCGGCCGCCGCGAGCAGCGGCGTGGGACGCGCACACGCTGACGGTCCTGACCGATGGACGGTTCGACTTCGGGATCGGTACCGGGCGTCCGACCGCGGCGGAGTTCGCGGCCGAGCTCGGGTTGCCGTTCGGGACCGCGCAGGAGCGGCGTGCGCAGGTGCTCGAAACGCTGGATCACCTGATCAAGCTGGACGGCGAGCGGCGTACGCCGATCATGCTGGCCGCGGGTGGGCCCAAATCGCTGGCGATGGCGGCGGAGCGGGCCGACATCGTCTCGCTCGCCAAGCCGGCGATGACGCCGCGCTCGGAGGTCGCCGCGCTGGCGCGAGACCTTCGGGAGCTGGCAGGTTCGCGAGCCGACGACATCGAACTGGCGATAAATCTGTTCGCGGTCGGCGACGGCGACCTGCCGCCCTGGACGAAGCAGGCCGCTGGGGTGGACGCCGAGACGCTGGCCAAGAGCGATTCGCTGATGCTGCTGCCTGGCACGCCGCAGCAGATGGCCGACGAGCTCCAGCGCCGCCGCGACGACTTCGGCGCCTCCTACATCAGCGTCAACGCGACCTACCTGGAAGAACTGGCCCCGGTCGTCGAACTCCTCGCCGGCCGCTGA
- a CDS encoding GAF domain-containing sensor histidine kinase has protein sequence MRRGNLAAAVAAIALLLATVAVGGALVVGLDASTAVSSYLVTNVAIGLSATPGGYLIARYRPSSPIGWLLLGLGIAPLLTAAMVPLIAAGNEAGWPQPALRLVVTIMSFSWAWGVFCCLPLALQLFPTGRPVSPRWRGLIWLTVIMSVIGGFSTGPTPEYGASSYLVSPWWKTGEQVAGVLAPLVVLLTVAGLIVRFVKADEVVRQQLLWLVVAVLLVIIVNVPSWFSLPTGGEIFLLLSFPLIPAAMTVAVLRHGLFDVRLVLSRLLLYGVLTAGVVGSYLALVAVLNQVLNSAGAPVLATLVVALVFNPVRLRLQRLVDQALYGVRRDPVQAVSVVGRQLAGDDLTGVLESLREALRLPYAAIERGEESVATSGNRPVEVAVFPLRHKADVVGCLVIGARRGERHLSKADQAVLDLLATPLAVALHSTALRDQLRESRDRLLTATIDERARLHRDLHDSLGPVLTGAAFTADGAALAARTNPERAGQLATQLGMQLREAITDVRRIVYALRPPVLDQLGLVAALRQQEHGLGDVALTVDAPQALPELPTAVEVAAYRIASEALTNIVRHSTARQAVVSLTADAGALKLTITDDGESVRAWPTGVGLESIRARATELGGACEAGPTAQGGRVAAVLPYRGAS, from the coding sequence ATGCGGAGGGGAAACCTCGCGGCAGCCGTCGCGGCCATCGCTCTTCTGCTCGCCACTGTCGCGGTCGGCGGGGCGCTGGTGGTCGGTCTCGACGCGAGTACGGCGGTATCGAGCTATCTGGTCACCAACGTCGCCATCGGACTGTCCGCCACTCCGGGCGGCTACCTGATCGCTCGCTACCGACCCTCGAGCCCGATCGGCTGGCTGCTGCTCGGTCTCGGAATCGCGCCGCTGCTCACGGCCGCGATGGTGCCGCTGATCGCCGCGGGCAACGAAGCCGGCTGGCCTCAGCCGGCGCTGCGGCTGGTTGTCACGATCATGAGTTTCAGCTGGGCCTGGGGTGTCTTCTGCTGCCTGCCCCTCGCCTTGCAGCTGTTCCCGACCGGCAGGCCGGTCAGTCCCCGGTGGCGCGGGCTGATCTGGTTGACGGTGATCATGTCGGTCATCGGTGGCTTCTCGACCGGGCCGACCCCGGAGTACGGCGCCTCGTCGTACCTGGTCTCGCCGTGGTGGAAGACTGGCGAGCAGGTCGCGGGGGTTCTCGCGCCGCTCGTCGTACTGCTGACCGTCGCCGGTCTGATCGTGCGGTTCGTCAAGGCCGATGAAGTGGTGCGGCAACAGTTGCTCTGGCTCGTCGTCGCCGTCCTGCTGGTGATCATCGTCAACGTCCCGTCGTGGTTCTCCCTGCCGACAGGAGGGGAGATCTTCCTGCTGCTGAGCTTCCCGCTGATCCCGGCGGCGATGACGGTCGCGGTGCTCCGGCACGGGCTGTTCGACGTACGGCTCGTGCTCTCACGACTCCTCCTGTACGGCGTACTGACGGCCGGCGTGGTTGGCAGCTATCTGGCGTTGGTCGCTGTGCTCAACCAGGTCCTCAACTCGGCCGGTGCGCCGGTATTGGCCACTTTGGTGGTCGCGCTCGTGTTCAACCCGGTCCGCCTGCGGCTCCAGCGGCTGGTCGATCAAGCCTTGTACGGCGTTCGCCGCGACCCGGTCCAAGCGGTCTCCGTCGTTGGCCGTCAACTCGCCGGCGACGATCTCACTGGTGTCCTGGAATCGCTGCGAGAGGCGCTCCGGCTTCCGTACGCCGCGATCGAACGCGGCGAGGAGAGCGTGGCCACCAGCGGGAACCGGCCGGTCGAGGTAGCGGTCTTTCCGTTGCGACACAAGGCTGATGTCGTCGGATGTCTCGTCATCGGCGCCCGCCGGGGGGAGCGGCACCTGTCGAAGGCGGACCAGGCCGTGCTCGACCTGCTGGCTACACCATTGGCCGTTGCATTGCACTCGACCGCCCTCCGCGACCAGCTCCGGGAATCGCGCGATCGGTTGCTTACGGCAACTATCGATGAGCGGGCCCGACTGCACCGCGATCTGCACGACAGCCTGGGCCCCGTGCTGACCGGAGCCGCGTTCACCGCGGACGGTGCCGCCCTGGCCGCCCGCACGAATCCCGAGCGGGCCGGGCAACTCGCGACGCAGCTCGGGATGCAGTTGCGCGAGGCAATTACCGACGTACGACGCATCGTGTATGCGCTGCGGCCTCCGGTTCTGGATCAGCTCGGACTGGTCGCGGCCCTGCGGCAGCAGGAGCATGGTCTCGGCGATGTCGCCCTCACTGTCGATGCGCCGCAGGCCCTGCCGGAGCTGCCGACCGCTGTCGAGGTGGCCGCCTACCGGATCGCGAGCGAGGCGCTGACGAACATCGTCCGGCACTCGACCGCACGACAGGCCGTGGTGTCGCTGACTGCTGACGCGGGCGCGCTGAAGCTCACCATCACCGATGACGGCGAGTCCGTGCGTGCTTGGCCGACGGGCGTCGGTCTGGAGTCGATCCGCGCCCGTGCCACCGAACTCGGTGGCGCGTGTGAGGCAGGTCCGACGGCCCAGGGCGGTCGGGTGGCCGCAGTACTGCCGTACCGGGGAGCCTCATGA
- a CDS encoding response regulator: protein MIRVLVADDHPVVRDGLRALFDELPDVALVGEAATGREAIRAAVTERPDVVIMDLAMPDVDGFAATAEIGRVAPEVAVLVLTMTDDDRTLSRAVHAGAKGYLLKGATKDEILRAVTAVAAGEAIFGPAVARRLLGQLTAPRDPFPQLTPREREVLDLLATGCSNSVIAGHLGLSLKTVNNLTSSIFTKLHVAGRTEAALLARDQGLGQSR, encoded by the coding sequence ATGATCAGAGTTCTCGTCGCCGATGACCATCCCGTCGTCCGGGACGGATTGCGGGCGCTGTTCGACGAACTGCCGGACGTCGCGCTGGTCGGTGAGGCGGCGACCGGGCGGGAGGCGATCAGGGCCGCGGTCACCGAGCGCCCCGACGTGGTGATCATGGACCTGGCCATGCCCGACGTCGACGGCTTCGCGGCGACCGCGGAGATCGGCCGGGTCGCGCCGGAGGTCGCGGTCCTCGTGCTCACCATGACCGACGACGACCGGACGCTCAGCCGCGCGGTCCATGCCGGGGCCAAGGGATATCTGCTGAAGGGCGCCACGAAGGACGAGATCCTCCGTGCCGTGACCGCTGTCGCCGCCGGCGAGGCGATCTTCGGCCCGGCGGTGGCGCGCCGGCTGCTCGGGCAGCTGACCGCGCCGCGTGACCCGTTCCCACAGCTGACCCCGCGCGAGCGGGAGGTGCTCGACCTGCTGGCGACCGGTTGCTCGAACTCGGTGATCGCCGGACACCTGGGGCTGTCGCTGAAGACCGTGAACAACCTGACGTCCTCGATCTTCACGAAGTTGCACGTCGCGGGCCGGACGGAAGCCGCGTTGCTCGCCCGCGACCAAGGCCTCGGCCAGAGCCGCTGA